One Leptolyngbyaceae cyanobacterium genomic window carries:
- a CDS encoding cyanophycinase, translated as MPALPQEKSDTMLQLEYQTLEPRKPQPIKTAIMVIGGAEDKVHGREILHTFFNRSGGTDAQIAIVPSASREPAIIGERYRSIFSEMGAKRIELLDIRDRDQCNDPAIHEYLEICTGVFMTGGDQLRLCGLLADTSLMEKLRLRVQLGQITLAGTSAGAAVMGHHMIAGGGSGECPNRSLVDMATGLAIIPEVIVDQHFHNRNRMARLMSAIAAHPDRLGIGIDEDTCAMFEGDGIIQVMGRGTVTIIDPGDMNYTNHSCVAATDPISICNLRVHILSYGDRYDMRERKILPVAANAQ; from the coding sequence ATGCCTGCCCTACCTCAGGAGAAGAGCGACACTATGCTGCAATTAGAATACCAAACCTTGGAACCCAGGAAACCCCAACCGATCAAAACAGCCATCATGGTGATTGGCGGTGCAGAAGATAAGGTACACGGACGCGAGATTCTGCACACTTTTTTTAATCGCTCTGGTGGAACAGATGCACAAATTGCGATCGTACCATCTGCTTCCCGCGAACCAGCTATTATCGGCGAACGATATCGCAGCATCTTTTCCGAAATGGGTGCCAAGCGGATCGAATTGCTAGATATACGCGATCGCGATCAGTGTAACGACCCAGCCATCCATGAATACTTAGAAATCTGTACTGGGGTATTCATGACCGGTGGGGATCAACTGCGGCTGTGCGGACTGCTAGCAGATACTTCATTGATGGAAAAATTACGCCTGCGGGTACAACTGGGCCAAATAACCTTAGCCGGTACCAGTGCCGGAGCCGCAGTTATGGGCCATCACATGATTGCTGGGGGCGGTAGTGGGGAATGCCCCAATCGCTCGCTGGTAGATATGGCTACGGGGTTGGCAATTATACCAGAAGTAATCGTAGACCAACACTTTCACAACCGCAACCGGATGGCTCGGTTGATGAGCGCGATCGCCGCCCATCCAGACCGCTTGGGCATCGGCATCGACGAAGACACTTGTGCCATGTTTGAAGGTGATGGAATCATCCAAGTGATGGGTAGGGGAACGGTCACGATCATCGATCCGGGAGATATGAATTATACTAATCACTCCTGCGTAGCCGCCACCGACCCGATCAGCATTTGCAACTTGAGAGTTCACATTCTCAGCTACGGCGATCGCTATGATATGCGCGAGCGAAAAATCCTTCCAGTTGCCGCTAATGCACAATGA
- a CDS encoding pentapeptide repeat-containing protein, which yields MNIKELLSRYNAGQRDFRNLNLMAVNLRNVNLSGANLSGSNLTKANLTRTNLKYANLTGAILTGAVLTETNFTQANLTNADLSNVNLSDANLSHAYLGGAIMPDGVISSSLSNQTKSFLVQN from the coding sequence ATGAATATTAAAGAACTCTTAAGTCGCTATAACGCAGGACAACGGGATTTTAGAAACCTGAACCTGATGGCAGTAAATTTGAGGAATGTAAATCTGAGTGGGGCTAACTTGAGTGGGTCTAACTTAACAAAAGCTAATTTAACTAGGACAAATTTAAAGTATGCAAATCTCACCGGTGCCATTCTGACCGGCGCTGTTTTAACTGAAACAAACTTCACTCAGGCTAACTTGACAAACGCAGATTTGAGTAATGTTAACTTAAGCGATGCAAATTTAAGTCATGCTTATCTGGGTGGTGCAATTATGCCGGATGGAGTAATTTCCAGTTCTTTATCAAATCAAACTAAATCTTTTCTCGTTCAAAATTAA
- a CDS encoding ABC transporter ATP-binding protein, with product MYLQINNLHKHFQTKNGNLVVLKEINMTIQQGEFICAVGASGSGKSTLLRQIAGLDMPTSGEVKIDGEVVTGPGPDRGMVFQHYTLYPWMSVQDNTEFGLKLQGVPKKVRREQASYYLSVVGLSEFAKSLPKELSGGMKQRVAIARALTSEPKILLMDEPFGALDVHTKESMHEFMLNLWQRTKITVFMITHDVEEAVFLANRIYALGSRPGTVRKEIKVKLPERSHTVKRHSTFHDYRDELMELLRRHGQEAVAVAA from the coding sequence ATGTATCTGCAAATCAACAACCTACACAAACATTTCCAAACCAAAAATGGCAACTTAGTTGTTCTCAAAGAAATTAACATGACTATTCAGCAGGGAGAATTTATCTGCGCCGTGGGTGCATCCGGATCGGGTAAATCTACTCTGTTGCGTCAAATTGCCGGACTCGATATGCCTACTTCTGGGGAAGTGAAAATTGATGGAGAAGTGGTTACTGGGCCTGGGCCAGACCGGGGTATGGTGTTTCAGCATTACACCCTTTATCCTTGGATGAGCGTACAAGACAATACAGAATTTGGATTAAAACTTCAAGGTGTACCGAAGAAAGTTCGGCGGGAACAAGCCAGTTATTATTTAAGTGTGGTGGGGTTATCTGAATTTGCTAAATCTTTGCCAAAGGAACTATCGGGAGGGATGAAACAACGAGTTGCGATCGCACGCGCCCTAACTTCCGAACCTAAAATATTATTAATGGATGAACCCTTCGGTGCGCTAGATGTTCATACCAAAGAATCAATGCACGAATTCATGCTAAATCTTTGGCAGCGTACCAAAATAACAGTATTTATGATTACTCACGATGTAGAAGAAGCGGTTTTCCTCGCCAATCGCATCTATGCTCTCGGTTCTCGTCCCGGTACAGTCAGAAAAGAAATTAAAGTTAAGTTACCCGAACGTAGCCACACCGTTAAACGCCACTCCACATTCCACGACTATCGCGATGAATTGATGGAACTTTTGCGGCGACACGGACAAGAAGCGGTAGCTGTAGCAGCATAA
- the hypA gene encoding hydrogenase maturation nickel metallochaperone HypA produces the protein MHETDMTKALIVTVKKWWEEQPEKPKISHVHLTVGQFTCVEPVSLQFAFEVQTRNTFLEGAELVIQETPLIAFCHHCQQEYRPEIGIQYGCPTCRSPMEDIRSGRELKIDRIEYAKESLGVEN, from the coding sequence ATGCACGAAACCGACATGACAAAAGCCCTGATTGTAACAGTAAAAAAGTGGTGGGAAGAACAACCAGAAAAACCAAAAATTTCCCACGTTCATCTTACAGTCGGTCAGTTTACTTGTGTCGAACCAGTGAGTTTGCAATTCGCCTTTGAAGTCCAAACTCGCAACACATTTTTAGAAGGGGCAGAATTAGTCATTCAGGAAACCCCATTAATTGCCTTTTGTCATCATTGCCAACAAGAATATCGCCCAGAAATTGGGATTCAATATGGTTGTCCGACTTGTCGATCGCCTATGGAGGATATCCGTTCTGGACGAGAGCTAAAAATCGATCGCATTGAATACGCCAAAGAGAGTTTAGGAGTAGAAAATTAG
- a CDS encoding DUF1517 domain-containing protein — protein MRKIKSRLLWTTAIAFFVINSVNLPLPGHQLVNWLNIQQEAYARRSGGRSGGGSFSRPSRSSGSSSSPSRSNSRPSSGGGVYYDSRPVYGGGYRSGGIYYVYPGWGWVFPSVFGLIVLTIVLWIIISSMQKASVSNSYYETTTDSDIPLTGNKELDNNIVTVSKIQVGLLAQARAVQKELSEFSLNIDTSTPEGLSELMQESILALLRTPENWTHVSATSKTVRSREEAQTLFNKFSIEERGKFSGESLSNVEGKIRQKEVIANPDADPGSYIVVTLLIGTENDRPMFGDVYSSKDLKEALEKIAATPPDYLTVFELLWTPQSETESLTYDEMLTEYPNLMQIT, from the coding sequence ATGCGGAAAATCAAATCTCGCTTACTTTGGACTACGGCAATTGCTTTCTTTGTCATCAATTCCGTAAATCTTCCTCTGCCCGGTCATCAGCTGGTAAACTGGCTCAACATTCAACAAGAAGCTTATGCTAGAAGAAGTGGCGGACGTAGTGGCGGGGGTTCTTTTAGTCGCCCTTCTCGGTCTAGCGGCTCTTCCAGTTCTCCTTCCAGAAGCAACAGTCGTCCGTCATCTGGTGGGGGGGTCTATTACGATTCTAGACCTGTCTATGGTGGCGGATATCGATCGGGAGGAATTTATTATGTCTATCCAGGATGGGGTTGGGTATTTCCTTCGGTATTTGGGTTAATCGTATTGACGATCGTACTCTGGATAATTATTAGTTCCATGCAGAAAGCTAGTGTTAGTAATAGTTATTATGAAACTACTACTGACAGTGACATTCCCTTAACTGGAAATAAAGAACTAGACAATAACATCGTTACTGTTAGCAAAATTCAAGTAGGACTATTAGCCCAAGCCCGTGCCGTACAGAAAGAATTATCAGAATTCAGCCTGAATATCGACACTTCTACCCCAGAAGGACTGTCGGAATTAATGCAGGAATCAATTTTAGCATTATTGCGAACGCCGGAAAATTGGACGCACGTTTCGGCAACTTCTAAAACTGTCCGCAGTCGCGAAGAAGCGCAAACACTTTTTAATAAATTTTCCATTGAAGAACGCGGCAAATTTAGCGGTGAAAGCCTAAGCAACGTAGAAGGAAAAATTCGTCAAAAAGAAGTGATTGCTAATCCGGATGCCGACCCCGGTTCTTATATTGTAGTTACTTTATTAATTGGTACGGAAAATGACCGACCGATGTTTGGCGATGTTTACTCATCTAAAGATTTGAAAGAAGCTTTGGAAAAAATTGCTGCCACTCCACCCGACTATTTAACCGTATTTGAATTGCTGTGGACTCCCCAATCGGAAACCGAAAGCCTGACTTACGATGAAATGTTGACTGAGTATCCCAATTTGATGCAAATTACTTGA
- a CDS encoding ABC transporter permease, with translation MSQDPGSIRDYIRPKKLNPTVFWQIAEDIPKPLNTALIATSILLPLLLWWLVTTFGNIDPKFLPSPGKVLEAFGRLWRTRELLKDTVASLWRVGVGFIFAAGLSIPIGVLMGSFASIRALLEPIFGLMRYMPAPAFIPLLILYLGIGEEPKITLIFIGVFFFNALMVMDTVKFVSKDLIEATYILGGDRKQALLQVIFPHVLPGIIDACRINLAAAWQLVIVSELIAATEGLGRRISVAGRFLRTDEIFVGLIVIGVIGLSFDLLFQYFLRVSCKWASQKR, from the coding sequence ATGAGCCAAGATCCCGGATCGATTCGAGATTATATTAGACCTAAAAAGCTAAATCCAACGGTGTTTTGGCAAATCGCTGAAGATATCCCAAAACCGCTCAATACAGCTTTGATCGCCACCTCTATTTTGCTTCCCTTACTGCTGTGGTGGCTGGTAACTACATTTGGCAATATTGACCCCAAATTTTTGCCTTCACCAGGTAAAGTTCTCGAAGCATTTGGACGACTTTGGAGGACTCGCGAACTCCTTAAAGATACCGTCGCCAGTTTGTGGCGCGTTGGGGTTGGATTTATTTTCGCTGCCGGTCTTTCCATTCCAATTGGCGTGTTAATGGGGAGTTTTGCCAGCATTCGCGCTTTGCTAGAACCGATTTTCGGCTTAATGCGCTATATGCCTGCCCCTGCCTTCATTCCTCTGCTCATTTTATATCTGGGCATTGGAGAGGAACCGAAAATTACGCTCATTTTCATTGGGGTTTTCTTCTTTAACGCCTTAATGGTGATGGATACTGTAAAGTTTGTATCAAAAGATTTAATCGAAGCGACTTATATTTTAGGAGGCGATCGCAAACAAGCCTTGCTTCAGGTAATTTTTCCCCACGTCTTGCCCGGAATTATTGATGCTTGCCGCATCAACTTAGCCGCCGCTTGGCAGTTGGTAATTGTCTCGGAACTAATTGCCGCTACAGAAGGTTTGGGTCGTCGAATTAGCGTAGCAGGTCGATTTTTGAGAACAGATGAAATTTTTGTCGGGTTAATTGTAATTGGGGTAATTGGATTATCATTCGATTTGCTATTTCAGTATTTCTTACGAGTTTCTTGTAAGTGGGCAAGTCAGAAGCGATAA
- the hypB gene encoding hydrogenase nickel incorporation protein HypB: protein MHQTFDATLGINLLHANQEGADRNRAHFDEWGITCFNVMSSPGAGKTALLEKTLAVLTNEYKIAVIEGDMTTELDADRLRKYNVPVIAINTGRSCHLDSQMVSGGIHRLAHEYNPSEFDLVLVENVGNLVCPAEFEVGEHLKVALLSVTEGEDKPLKYPVMFQEADCLLITKMDLAPHLDVDLNQIIANVRQMNPHVAIIPVSAKTGEGLDTWFDWIRFHLNKTATIKQELSAVH, encoded by the coding sequence ATGCACCAAACATTTGACGCCACTTTAGGAATTAACTTACTTCATGCTAATCAAGAAGGAGCCGATCGTAACCGCGCTCATTTTGATGAATGGGGTATCACTTGCTTCAATGTAATGAGTAGTCCCGGTGCTGGTAAAACCGCACTGCTAGAAAAAACCCTCGCCGTTCTCACCAATGAATATAAAATTGCGGTAATTGAAGGGGACATGACAACAGAATTAGATGCCGATCGCCTTCGCAAATATAACGTACCAGTAATTGCCATTAATACTGGTCGTTCCTGTCATTTAGATTCCCAAATGGTATCCGGCGGCATTCATCGATTAGCCCATGAATACAACCCATCAGAATTCGATTTAGTCTTGGTAGAAAATGTCGGAAATTTGGTTTGTCCGGCAGAATTTGAAGTAGGAGAACACCTCAAAGTTGCCTTATTAAGCGTTACCGAAGGAGAAGACAAACCGCTGAAATATCCCGTGATGTTTCAAGAAGCAGATTGTTTATTAATCACCAAAATGGACTTAGCGCCACATCTAGATGTTGACCTCAATCAAATTATAGCAAATGTCCGACAAATGAATCCCCATGTTGCCATCATTCCCGTTTCTGCCAAAACCGGAGAAGGACTAGATACTTGGTTTGATTGGATACGTTTTCATTTGAATAAAACTGCAACAATTAAGCAAGAACTATCAGCAGTGCATTAA
- the tatA gene encoding twin-arginine translocase TatA/TatE family subunit yields the protein MFGMGLPEVGIIAIVAILIFGPKKIPEIGSALGKTLRGFKEEIDKSGKESNPESSSKDEE from the coding sequence ATGTTTGGTATGGGTTTACCGGAAGTGGGCATAATTGCGATCGTTGCAATTCTAATTTTCGGCCCGAAAAAAATTCCCGAAATTGGTAGCGCTTTGGGTAAGACTTTGCGGGGGTTTAAAGAAGAAATCGATAAATCGGGCAAAGAATCAAATCCGGAATCATCTTCAAAGGATGAAGAATAA
- a CDS encoding RNA-binding protein, with protein MSIYVGNLSYKVTSDDLTHTFQEYGTVKRVQLPTDRETGRVRGFAFVEMETEAEESAAIEALDGAEWMGRDLKVNKARPREERSDSSGNWGNRSGSSRRY; from the coding sequence ATGTCAATTTATGTTGGTAACCTGTCGTACAAAGTCACTTCGGATGACTTGACCCATACTTTTCAAGAGTACGGAACCGTCAAGCGCGTTCAATTACCGACAGACCGAGAAACAGGTCGCGTTCGTGGATTTGCTTTTGTCGAAATGGAAACAGAAGCCGAAGAGTCCGCTGCTATTGAAGCCCTTGATGGTGCAGAATGGATGGGACGCGACCTCAAAGTAAATAAGGCAAGACCGCGTGAAGAAAGAAGCGATTCTTCGGGAAACTGGGGAAATAGAAGCGGTTCATCTCGTCGTTACTAA
- the trmD gene encoding tRNA (guanosine(37)-N1)-methyltransferase TrmD yields MRFDIITLFPDFFSSPLSSGLLGKALAKGIAEVNLVNPRDFATDKHRRVDDEPYGGGVGMLMKPEPIFAAVESLPILPRRDVILMTPQGEPMNQPLLRELAANYDQLVIVCGHYEGVDERVLQLITREVSLGDFVLTCGEIPALALVNGTVRLLRGTVGKEESLKAESFEAGLLDYPQYTRPPEFKGMKVPEILLSGDHGKIEKWRRQKQIERTRDRRPDLFASWLKNIASPKEISSFDLTARESSAIDPEHPK; encoded by the coding sequence GTGCGTTTTGATATTATCACCCTGTTTCCGGATTTTTTTAGTTCTCCCTTAAGTTCGGGATTGCTTGGTAAAGCCCTTGCCAAAGGTATTGCAGAAGTTAATTTAGTCAATCCCAGAGATTTTGCCACCGACAAGCATCGACGAGTGGATGATGAGCCTTATGGCGGCGGCGTGGGAATGCTCATGAAGCCAGAACCGATTTTTGCGGCGGTGGAGTCTTTGCCAATTCTACCGAGACGGGATGTAATTTTAATGACACCGCAAGGGGAACCGATGAATCAGCCTTTATTGCGAGAATTGGCAGCTAATTACGATCAACTGGTAATCGTTTGCGGACATTATGAAGGGGTGGACGAACGAGTGCTGCAATTGATTACCCGCGAGGTGTCTTTGGGAGATTTCGTACTCACTTGTGGGGAAATACCCGCTTTAGCCCTGGTTAACGGTACGGTACGCTTGCTCAGAGGTACGGTAGGGAAAGAAGAATCTTTGAAAGCTGAAAGTTTTGAAGCTGGCTTGCTAGACTATCCTCAGTACACTCGCCCGCCGGAATTCAAGGGCATGAAAGTGCCGGAAATTCTGCTATCTGGAGATCATGGTAAAATTGAAAAATGGCGTCGCCAAAAGCAAATCGAACGCACGCGCGATCGCCGTCCGGATTTATTTGCCAGTTGGTTAAAAAATATTGCTTCTCCCAAAGAGATTAGCAGTTTCGATCTCACAGCACGAGAATCATCTGCGATCGATCCAGAACATCCTAAATAG
- a CDS encoding aliphatic sulfonate ABC transporter substrate-binding protein has product MKVRSRFLSPRSPLSFCALFLITFSLIVGCVNPAVYIKTTTETNTASSVSANAVRLGFSAWPGWFPWQIAQEERIFQTNNVPVDLKWFDGYLESISTLTAGQIDANSQTLGDTISSLTGGADQVIVLVNDNSTGNDKIIVREGINFIADLKGKKIAAEEGTVDHFLLLLGLKKAGLTPQDIQFIPLETGKAAAAFVAGQVDATAVFAPFTTQALKRPGSKELFSSKDFPGAISDHLVFTRKFVEANPDKVQALVNSWFATLDYMKANPEKAYEIMAKRAGVPVSEYKSYADGTRIFTVEENLTAFQPGSDLTSLQFAAKEMSKFLIEVGLAKAEPDTSKLFDDRFVKAYAEQFKKS; this is encoded by the coding sequence ATGAAAGTGCGATCGCGTTTTTTATCCCCCCGATCTCCTTTATCATTTTGCGCTCTTTTTCTAATTACTTTTTCCCTAATAGTAGGTTGCGTTAACCCAGCCGTCTACATCAAAACAACCACCGAAACAAACACTGCCAGTTCAGTCAGTGCCAATGCCGTTCGGTTGGGATTTAGTGCTTGGCCCGGTTGGTTTCCCTGGCAAATTGCCCAAGAAGAAAGAATATTTCAAACTAACAATGTTCCGGTAGATTTGAAGTGGTTTGATGGATATTTAGAATCGATTAGTACCTTAACAGCCGGACAAATAGATGCGAACAGCCAAACTTTAGGAGATACAATAAGCTCTTTAACAGGTGGAGCAGATCAAGTAATCGTTTTAGTCAACGATAACTCCACTGGAAACGATAAAATAATTGTCAGAGAAGGCATTAATTTCATTGCCGATTTAAAAGGAAAAAAAATAGCCGCAGAAGAAGGCACGGTCGATCATTTTCTCCTACTTTTGGGATTGAAAAAAGCAGGTTTAACTCCCCAAGATATTCAATTCATCCCACTAGAAACAGGTAAAGCCGCCGCCGCATTTGTAGCAGGACAAGTGGATGCAACGGCAGTATTTGCTCCCTTTACAACACAGGCTTTAAAACGTCCTGGTAGTAAAGAGCTTTTCAGTTCCAAAGATTTTCCAGGGGCAATTTCCGATCATTTAGTATTTACTCGCAAATTTGTAGAAGCAAATCCCGATAAAGTACAAGCATTAGTTAATTCTTGGTTTGCCACTTTAGATTATATGAAAGCAAATCCAGAAAAAGCTTATGAAATCATGGCGAAAAGAGCAGGCGTTCCGGTTAGCGAATACAAAAGTTACGCTGATGGCACTCGCATTTTTACCGTAGAGGAAAACTTAACCGCTTTTCAACCGGGTAGCGACTTAACTTCCTTACAGTTTGCGGCCAAAGAAATGAGCAAATTTCTGATTGAAGTAGGTTTAGCAAAAGCCGAACCAGATACTAGTAAACTATTTGACGATCGCTTTGTCAAAGCCTATGCCGAACAATTTAAAAAATCATAA
- the cphA gene encoding cyanophycin synthetase, translated as MKILKIQTLRGPNYWSIRRHKLVVMRLDLEELAERPSNQIPGFYEGLIQVLPSLEEHFCSPGCRGGFLSRVREGTMMGHVIEHVALELQELAGMEVGFGRTRETNTPGIYQVVIEYQDEQAGRYAARAAVRLCQSIADTGTYPAEELAQDLQDLRELCADSALGPSTETIVKEAEARGIPWMSLSARALVQFGYGIYHKRMQATLSEYTGILGVELASDKESTKQILRESGVPVPRGTVINYLDELEDAIKDVGGYPIVIKPLDGNHGRGITINITNWELAEQAYDAAKEVSKSVIVERYYQGRDHRVLVVNGKVVAVAERVPAHVVGDGNSTIQQLIDLTNQDPNRGEGHDNVLTKITVDRTSWQLLERQGYTLETVLPPGEICYLRATANLSTGGIAVDRTDDIHPENIWLAQRVAKIIGLDIAGIDVVTPDITKPLREVDGVIVEVNAAPGFRMHVAPSKGIARNVAAPVLDMLFPPGTPSRIPILAITGTNGKTTTTRLLAHIYKQTGQTVGYTTTDGTYIGDYLVEKGDNTGPQSAQLILQDPTVEVAVLEAARGGILRSGLGFDASDIGVVLNVAADHLGIGDIDTLEQLANLKCVVAEAVLPKGYAVLNADDPLVAAMARRTKAQLAYFTMNPDNDLVKDHTHKGGVAAVYENGYLSILKGDWTLRIEQAVNVPLTMAGKAPFMIANALAACLAAFVQGVNIEHIRVALKTFRASANQTPGRMNLFNLGKHHALIDYAHNPHSYEALSGFVRNWPGERIGVVGGPGDRRDEDFILLGKLAAEMFDRIIVKEDDDTRGRPRGDAAALIIKGIQQAKPDARYESILDEITAVNTALDNASAGSLVVILPETVTRAIGLIEARRPITEKEQQVAAFDSPNPVKSSVTNQV; from the coding sequence ATGAAAATTCTTAAAATCCAGACTTTACGCGGCCCTAACTACTGGAGTATCAGACGCCACAAACTGGTCGTCATGCGCCTCGATTTAGAAGAGCTAGCCGAACGACCGAGCAATCAAATTCCAGGATTCTACGAGGGACTAATACAGGTATTACCGAGTTTAGAAGAACACTTTTGCTCCCCAGGCTGCCGAGGTGGGTTTTTGAGTCGGGTGCGAGAGGGGACGATGATGGGACACGTAATCGAACACGTAGCCCTCGAACTGCAAGAACTCGCAGGAATGGAAGTAGGATTCGGTCGTACCCGCGAAACCAACACCCCCGGGATTTACCAAGTAGTGATCGAATACCAAGACGAACAAGCAGGTCGCTATGCGGCCAGAGCAGCCGTGCGCCTATGCCAAAGTATCGCCGACACGGGTACGTATCCGGCAGAAGAATTAGCACAAGATTTACAAGACTTACGAGAATTATGTGCTGATTCTGCTTTAGGCCCTAGTACCGAGACAATTGTCAAGGAAGCAGAGGCACGGGGAATTCCCTGGATGTCCTTGAGCGCACGCGCCTTAGTACAGTTTGGCTATGGAATATACCACAAGCGGATGCAAGCCACTCTTTCCGAGTACACGGGCATCTTAGGCGTAGAATTAGCGTCAGATAAAGAAAGCACTAAACAAATTCTGCGGGAATCAGGAGTGCCAGTTCCTCGCGGCACGGTAATCAATTACTTGGATGAATTAGAAGACGCCATTAAAGATGTCGGCGGTTATCCGATCGTGATTAAACCATTAGATGGCAATCACGGCAGGGGGATCACCATTAACATTACAAATTGGGAGCTAGCAGAACAAGCTTACGACGCCGCCAAAGAAGTTTCCAAATCCGTCATCGTCGAACGTTACTACCAAGGGCGAGACCACCGGGTATTAGTAGTCAACGGCAAAGTCGTAGCGGTGGCGGAACGAGTACCCGCCCACGTAGTAGGAGATGGCAACTCTACTATCCAACAACTGATCGACCTCACCAATCAAGACCCGAATCGGGGTGAAGGACACGATAACGTCCTCACCAAAATAACTGTCGATCGCACTAGCTGGCAATTATTAGAGCGGCAAGGTTATACTCTGGAAACCGTATTGCCACCAGGAGAAATTTGTTACCTGCGAGCTACTGCCAACCTCAGTACTGGTGGGATCGCCGTAGACCGTACCGATGATATCCATCCGGAAAACATTTGGCTGGCGCAACGGGTAGCCAAAATTATCGGTTTGGATATTGCCGGCATCGATGTAGTCACCCCAGATATTACCAAACCGTTAAGAGAAGTCGATGGGGTAATCGTAGAAGTCAATGCCGCACCGGGATTCCGGATGCACGTTGCCCCCAGCAAAGGTATTGCCAGGAACGTAGCAGCCCCGGTGTTAGATATGCTGTTTCCCCCCGGTACTCCCTCTCGCATCCCCATTTTGGCCATCACCGGTACTAACGGCAAAACCACCACTACCCGACTGCTGGCCCACATTTACAAACAAACTGGGCAGACTGTCGGCTACACCACCACCGATGGTACTTATATCGGTGATTATCTGGTAGAAAAAGGCGATAATACCGGGCCACAAAGCGCCCAGTTAATTTTGCAAGACCCCACGGTGGAAGTAGCAGTGCTGGAAGCTGCACGGGGCGGGATTTTGCGCTCTGGGTTGGGATTTGATGCTTCCGATATCGGGGTGGTGCTGAATGTGGCAGCCGACCACTTGGGAATTGGCGATATCGATACTCTAGAACAATTAGCCAATCTGAAGTGTGTGGTAGCCGAAGCCGTACTGCCCAAAGGTTATGCTGTACTGAATGCCGATGATCCCTTGGTAGCGGCAATGGCTAGACGGACGAAAGCTCAACTGGCTTACTTCACCATGAATCCGGATAATGATTTGGTGAAGGATCACACCCACAAAGGCGGGGTAGCGGCGGTTTACGAAAACGGCTATTTGTCTATTTTGAAGGGAGATTGGACGCTGCGAATCGAGCAAGCGGTGAACGTACCCTTAACAATGGCAGGTAAAGCACCGTTTATGATTGCCAATGCGTTGGCGGCGTGTTTGGCGGCGTTCGTGCAAGGGGTGAATATCGAGCATATCCGAGTGGCTTTGAAGACGTTCCGCGCTTCTGCCAATCAAACGCCGGGACGGATGAATTTGTTTAATTTAGGTAAACATCACGCCTTGATCGATTATGCCCACAATCCCCACAGCTACGAAGCTTTGAGCGGTTTCGTCCGGAATTGGCCGGGTGAGAGAATTGGTGTAGTGGGTGGCCCTGGCGATCGCCGCGACGAAGATTTTATCTTGTTAGGTAAGCTGGCAGCCGAAATGTTCGATCGCATTATCGTCAAAGAAGATGATGATACTAGAGGACGCCCTCGCGGTGACGCTGCTGCTTTAATTATCAAAGGCATCCAACAAGCTAAACCAGATGCCCGTTACGAATCCATTTTGGATGAAATCACCGCCGTTAACACTGCGCTAGATAACGCCTCTGCGGGTAGTTTAGTAGTGATTTTGCCCGAAACCGTTACTCGTGCCATTGGCTTAATCGAAGCCCGTCGTCCCATCACAGAAAAAGAACAGCAAGTAGCCGCTTTTGACTCTCCCAATCCAGTCAAATCTTCAGTTACTAACCAAGTTTGA